The following are from one region of the Hymenobacter radiodurans genome:
- a CDS encoding helix-turn-helix domain-containing protein: MKQPTKEFRVLSTVTDYTRFYGLPAPAHPLLTLIDLAACRNLPRVMTPVVQQLYTVSLKRNLKGQLFYGHQSYDFSEGVMVFLGPGQVFAVSETLDTSEISGWMLAFHPDLLLKYPLGKKIASYGFFSYELHEALHLSAREETLLDGLLHAMQSEYEQPIDTFSQDVLVSQLEVLLNYANRFYHRQFVTRRTAEHDLLTRFESLLTMYFAQDGNRPLPTVQHFADELSVSPAYLSDMLRTLTGQTTQQHLHHGLIEKAKRLLLTTSLSINETAFQLGFEYPQYFTRLFKSKTGVTPAAFRFSAQ, translated from the coding sequence ATGAAACAGCCCACAAAAGAGTTTCGGGTACTGTCTACCGTCACCGACTATACCCGGTTTTACGGTCTACCCGCTCCTGCGCATCCCCTGCTCACGCTCATCGACCTGGCGGCTTGCCGTAACCTGCCGCGAGTGATGACGCCCGTGGTACAGCAGCTCTACACTGTTTCGTTGAAGCGCAACTTGAAGGGGCAGCTATTTTACGGACACCAATCCTACGATTTCAGTGAGGGCGTCATGGTCTTTCTGGGGCCGGGCCAGGTGTTTGCGGTCAGCGAAACTCTCGACACCTCCGAGATAAGCGGCTGGATGCTGGCCTTTCACCCCGACTTATTGTTGAAATACCCGCTAGGCAAGAAAATAGCCAGCTATGGCTTCTTTTCCTATGAGCTGCACGAAGCCCTGCACTTATCGGCCCGCGAGGAAACCTTGCTGGATGGACTCTTACACGCGATGCAGAGTGAATACGAGCAGCCCATCGATACCTTTAGCCAAGATGTGCTAGTGTCGCAGTTGGAAGTGCTGCTCAACTACGCCAACCGCTTTTATCATCGGCAGTTCGTGACGCGGCGCACGGCCGAGCACGACCTGCTCACCCGCTTCGAGTCGCTGCTCACTATGTACTTCGCGCAGGATGGCAATCGGCCGCTGCCCACGGTGCAGCATTTTGCCGACGAGCTCAGCGTATCGCCCGCCTACCTCAGCGACATGCTGCGCACGCTCACGGGCCAAACTACTCAGCAGCATCTGCACCACGGCCTGATTGAGAAAGCCAAGCGCCTTCTGCTGACCACGTCGCTTTCCATCAACGAAACCGCGTTTCAGCTGGGCTTCGAGTATCCGCAGTACTTCACCCGCCTGTTCAAAAGCAAGACGGGCGTTACACCGGCCGCATTTCGGTTTTCCGCTCAGTAG
- a CDS encoding RNA polymerase sigma factor, with amino-acid sequence MKYFTFGSVTDHVEPASNQVMAPVADKALIEQVVGGQTAAFAVLLNRYQHMAFQIAYRLLRHRELAEEVTQDAFLKAYHALPTFKGDAKFSTWLYRIVYTTAVSRGRKKELLTEALPTDDDSSLPSVVDTTQDQLQRLAEQDQKAYLEAALATLPADDHLLMTLYYEHEHSVEEISHITGASKANVKVRLLRTRRKLYTALHLLLKQELPELL; translated from the coding sequence TTGAAATATTTTACTTTCGGTAGTGTAACCGACCATGTAGAGCCGGCGTCCAATCAGGTAATGGCACCCGTAGCAGACAAAGCGCTGATTGAGCAAGTAGTAGGGGGGCAAACGGCGGCGTTTGCCGTACTCCTCAACCGGTATCAGCACATGGCGTTTCAGATTGCTTACCGCCTGCTGCGCCACCGTGAGTTGGCCGAAGAGGTCACCCAGGACGCTTTTCTGAAAGCATATCATGCGCTGCCGACTTTCAAGGGCGACGCGAAGTTTTCGACTTGGCTGTACCGTATCGTCTACACAACGGCCGTGTCGCGGGGGCGCAAAAAAGAGTTACTTACCGAAGCCCTCCCCACCGACGATGATTCGTCGCTGCCCTCCGTTGTCGATACCACCCAGGACCAGCTCCAACGGCTAGCCGAACAAGATCAAAAGGCATACCTGGAAGCCGCGCTGGCCACTCTACCTGCCGACGACCACTTACTCATGACGCTCTACTACGAGCATGAGCACTCCGTTGAGGAAATCAGCCACATCACGGGCGCATCGAAGGCCAATGTGAAAGTCCGGCTTCTGCGCACCCGTCGCAAGCTATATACTGCCCTGCATTTGCTGCTAAAGCAAGAATTACCTGAGCTGCTATGA
- a CDS encoding aldo/keto reductase — MSTLKKVSLGSQGLKVPVEGLGCMGMTSGVSGMSVYGEADEAESLATLHRALELGVTMLDTADLYGPMHNERLVGKALVGKRDQYIVATKFGFEVDDNENWTGQYNGRPEYVRKSIERSLRNLGTDYVDLYYLHRVDPNTPIEETVGAMSRLVEEGKVRYLGLSEVPADTLRIAHAIHPITALQSEYSLFDRRVEEEGIIAAAKEMGIGFVAYSPLGRGFLSGEIKTPDDLEANDSRRIFPRYQGENFYKNIALVEKLKALAAAKSVTAAQLALAWVLAQDVVVIPGTKRRKYLEANVAAASMQLSPAELAELDAIMPVGSAAGAAYPVGF; from the coding sequence ATGAGCACACTGAAAAAAGTATCCTTAGGAAGTCAGGGGTTAAAAGTACCCGTGGAAGGGCTGGGCTGCATGGGCATGACCAGCGGCGTGAGCGGCATGAGCGTGTACGGCGAGGCCGATGAAGCTGAAAGCCTGGCCACTCTGCACCGGGCGCTGGAGCTTGGTGTAACCATGCTGGACACCGCCGATTTATACGGCCCCATGCACAACGAGCGGCTGGTGGGCAAAGCTCTCGTCGGCAAGCGCGACCAGTATATTGTGGCCACCAAGTTTGGCTTTGAAGTCGACGACAATGAAAATTGGACCGGCCAGTACAACGGTCGTCCCGAGTACGTGCGCAAATCCATTGAGCGCTCCCTGCGCAACCTGGGCACCGACTACGTAGACCTCTACTACCTGCACCGCGTCGACCCGAATACGCCCATCGAAGAGACAGTCGGGGCGATGAGCCGGTTGGTGGAAGAAGGCAAAGTGCGCTACCTGGGGCTTTCCGAAGTGCCCGCCGACACGTTACGTATTGCCCACGCGATACACCCCATCACGGCTTTGCAAAGTGAGTATTCACTCTTCGACCGCCGCGTGGAGGAAGAAGGAATTATAGCAGCAGCTAAGGAAATGGGAATTGGTTTTGTGGCTTACTCGCCGCTCGGCAGGGGCTTTTTATCGGGTGAAATTAAAACACCCGATGACCTTGAGGCCAACGATTCCCGCCGGATTTTTCCGCGCTATCAGGGCGAGAATTTCTACAAGAACATTGCCCTGGTAGAAAAGCTGAAAGCGCTAGCCGCAGCAAAAAGCGTAACGGCTGCTCAATTAGCTTTGGCTTGGGTGTTGGCCCAGGATGTAGTCGTAATTCCCGGTACCAAGCGCCGTAAATACCTCGAAGCCAACGTAGCCGCCGCCAGTATGCAGCTAAGCCCTGCGGAGCTGGCTGAACTGGACGCCATTATGCCGGTAGGTAGTGCAGCGGGCGCGGCGTATCCGGTTGGCTTTTAG
- a CDS encoding alpha/beta hydrolase, translating into MRKLLAVVLLCLAAQSVIAQIQTLPLYTGTIPNSKPSSVQETSTTLPNGGVRISNVVQPTLTVFLPPSDKANGTAVVICPGGGYTRLSIDHEGYDVAKRLNEMGVAAFVLKYRLPNDQSQPDKSIAPLLDAQQALRLVRQQASKFNINPNRVGIMGFSAGGHLASTAGTHFAQPIGQPTDKTTSVRPDFLVLMYPVISFTDSLMHKGSRTNLIGEQPTAAQIRLYSNETQVTAQTPPTFLVHAQDDSTVPVMNSIVFYEALLKHKVPTEMHLYPRGGHGFGLKNKTTQEDWSASLQNWLGANGWLKK; encoded by the coding sequence ATGAGAAAGCTGCTTGCTGTTGTTTTGCTGTGTTTGGCTGCACAATCCGTTATTGCCCAGATACAAACCCTGCCGCTGTACACGGGCACCATCCCGAATTCCAAGCCGAGCAGCGTGCAGGAAACCAGCACTACGCTGCCCAATGGCGGCGTGCGCATTTCCAACGTCGTGCAGCCCACGCTCACGGTATTTTTGCCCCCCAGCGACAAAGCCAACGGCACGGCCGTCGTTATTTGCCCGGGCGGCGGCTACACGCGGCTTTCCATCGACCACGAAGGCTACGATGTGGCCAAGCGATTGAATGAGATGGGCGTTGCGGCCTTTGTGCTCAAATACCGCCTGCCCAACGACCAAAGCCAGCCCGACAAGTCCATTGCGCCGTTATTGGATGCCCAGCAGGCCTTGCGACTGGTACGTCAGCAGGCCAGCAAGTTCAATATTAACCCCAACCGCGTGGGTATAATGGGCTTTTCGGCCGGTGGCCACTTGGCATCTACGGCCGGCACTCACTTTGCGCAGCCCATAGGCCAGCCCACCGACAAAACCACGTCCGTGCGCCCCGATTTCCTGGTGCTGATGTATCCGGTTATCAGTTTCACCGACAGCCTAATGCATAAAGGTTCGCGCACCAACCTCATTGGCGAGCAGCCCACGGCCGCCCAGATCCGGCTCTATTCCAACGAGACGCAGGTGACGGCCCAAACGCCCCCCACGTTTCTGGTACACGCCCAGGACGACTCAACGGTGCCCGTAATGAATAGCATTGTATTCTATGAGGCGTTGCTGAAGCATAAAGTGCCCACCGAAATGCACTTGTACCCGCGCGGCGGCCACGGGTTTGGGCTGAAAAACAAAACCACGCAGGAAGACTGGAGCGCCAGTTTGCAAAACTGGCTGGGAGCGAATGGCTGGTTAAAGAAGTAG
- a CDS encoding NAD(P)/FAD-dependent oxidoreductase, with the protein MEDLMPPIEGFAKCWGKSVLHCPYCHGYEVHSQPLGLLGNGDAGYELVRLIQNWSKDLTLFTNGPSTLSAEQERQVQQLGIPLIESPISRIEHENGLMRAVYFQDGSRLPLSAMFARVPFRQHTNLAEQIGCELTATGLIAVAEFGQTSVSGVYAAGDNSSPMRQITMASASGVKAGSWINRELINEDLAAMLSTERKTEMRPV; encoded by the coding sequence GTGGAGGATCTGATGCCGCCCATCGAGGGCTTCGCCAAATGCTGGGGCAAGTCGGTGCTGCACTGCCCGTATTGTCATGGCTATGAAGTGCATAGTCAACCGTTGGGCTTGTTGGGAAATGGTGACGCAGGCTATGAGTTGGTTCGCCTTATTCAGAACTGGAGCAAGGACCTCACGCTGTTCACCAATGGCCCATCGACGCTAAGCGCCGAGCAAGAGCGGCAAGTACAGCAGCTGGGCATTCCGCTTATTGAAAGCCCTATCTCGCGTATTGAGCATGAAAACGGATTGATGCGCGCTGTCTACTTTCAAGACGGCTCACGGTTGCCGCTGAGTGCCATGTTTGCCCGCGTCCCGTTTCGGCAGCACACCAATTTAGCCGAGCAGATAGGCTGTGAGCTTACCGCTACCGGTCTGATTGCCGTGGCTGAGTTTGGCCAGACCAGCGTATCCGGAGTGTATGCGGCAGGGGACAATAGTAGTCCGATGCGCCAGATAACCATGGCCAGTGCCAGCGGCGTGAAGGCTGGCAGTTGGATAAACCGAGAACTGATTAACGAGGACTTAGCGGCAATGCTCTCTACTGAGCGGAAAACCGAAATGCGGCCGGTGTAA